One Oscillospiraceae bacterium DNA window includes the following coding sequences:
- a CDS encoding DUF370 domain-containing protein gives MYLHLGQKTVIRSEDILGIFDMEKSTLSASTRAYLAKSEKEGHVVNVSMEMPKSFVLCCFPDGRETVYITPIGSATLLKRAGFMEELRNVNADRQELIK, from the coding sequence ATGTATCTGCACTTGGGGCAGAAGACCGTCATTCGCAGTGAAGATATTCTGGGCATTTTTGATATGGAAAAATCTACTCTGTCTGCTTCTACGCGGGCATACCTTGCAAAAAGCGAAAAAGAGGGACATGTGGTCAATGTGTCAATGGAAATGCCAAAAAGCTTTGTGCTGTGCTGCTTTCCAGATGGCCGCGAGACCGTGTATATTACACCGATTGGTTCTGCTACCCTGCTCAAGCGCGCAGGTTTTATGGAAGAACTGAGAAATGTAAATGCTGACAGACAGGAGCTGATAAAATGA
- a CDS encoding RNA-binding S4 domain-containing protein yields MNREIITISTPYIRLDALLKMAGAVDTGGRAKYVIQGGQVQVNGEVCTMRGKKLRPGDIAAYAGRSFEVAG; encoded by the coding sequence ATGAATAGGGAAATTATAACAATCAGTACGCCCTATATTCGCCTGGATGCCCTGCTGAAAATGGCCGGTGCCGTAGATACTGGCGGCCGCGCCAAATATGTGATTCAGGGTGGGCAGGTGCAGGTAAACGGTGAAGTCTGTACAATGCGTGGCAAAAAACTGCGCCCGGGCGATATTGCAGCCTATGCCGGCCGTTCTTTTGAGGTAGCAGGGTGA
- the dnaN gene encoding DNA polymerase III subunit beta: protein MKFTCDRQQLTEAVLNVQRAVSAKSSIPALQGILLKAKQNSIFLCGYDAEMLGMTTEIAASVTETGTVVLSAKLFGDIVRRLPDAGVHIETDDRNMTTIQSGQSNFSIVGIPSEEYPELPHVSGERSIQLPGCVLKEMIRQTIFAVAESDAKPIHTGTLFEIGDGKIRLISVDGYRLAIREERVQSEEQNLSFVVPGKALQEVSKLLPDSDEACTLQVGSRHILFMIGSYTVIARLLEGEFLDYRAAIPQANSTTILVKTSDFIDSVERVSLLITDRLKSPIRCIFEENSVRLSSYTPIGRASDQFPAKLTGQNVEMGFNNHYLLDALRNAEGDQVKIELNGPLSPMKVLPTEGNSFLFLVLPVRLKASEEEE, encoded by the coding sequence ATGAAATTTACCTGTGACCGCCAGCAGCTGACAGAGGCTGTATTAAATGTGCAGCGCGCTGTATCTGCCAAAAGTTCCATCCCTGCACTGCAGGGTATTCTATTAAAGGCAAAGCAAAACAGTATTTTCCTTTGCGGCTATGATGCCGAAATGCTCGGCATGACCACCGAAATCGCTGCAAGTGTTACAGAAACGGGTACCGTTGTACTTTCTGCCAAGCTTTTCGGCGATATTGTACGCCGTCTGCCTGACGCCGGGGTCCATATTGAAACCGATGACCGCAACATGACAACCATTCAAAGCGGGCAGAGTAACTTTTCCATTGTCGGCATTCCATCAGAAGAGTACCCGGAACTGCCGCATGTTTCCGGTGAGCGCAGCATTCAGCTGCCTGGCTGTGTACTCAAGGAAATGATTCGCCAGACAATCTTTGCTGTAGCCGAAAGCGATGCCAAGCCAATTCACACCGGCACCCTGTTTGAAATCGGCGATGGAAAAATCCGCCTGATCAGTGTAGACGGCTACCGTTTGGCAATCCGCGAAGAACGAGTGCAGAGCGAAGAGCAGAACCTCTCTTTTGTAGTGCCGGGTAAGGCCCTGCAGGAAGTCAGCAAACTGCTGCCGGACAGCGATGAGGCCTGCACGCTGCAGGTTGGCAGCCGCCACATTCTGTTTATGATTGGCAGCTATACGGTCATTGCAAGGCTGCTTGAGGGCGAGTTTTTGGATTACCGTGCGGCAATTCCACAGGCCAACAGCACAACAATCCTGGTAAAGACCAGCGACTTCATCGACAGTGTCGAGCGCGTTTCTCTTTTGATTACTGATCGGCTGAAAAGCCCTATCCGCTGCATTTTTGAGGAAAACAGCGTCCGCCTTTCCAGCTATACACCGATTGGGCGCGCAAGCGATCAATTCCCTGCAAAGCTGACCGGGCAGAATGTGGAAATGGGCTTTAATAACCATTACCTGCTTGATGCCCTGCGCAATGCCGAGGGCGACCAGGTTAAGATTGAGCTGAACGGTCCGCTTTCACCTATGAAAGTACTGCCGACCGAGGGCAACAGCTTTCTGTTCCTTGTTCTGCCGGTCCGTTTGAAAGCTTCAGAAGAAGAAGAATAA
- the recF gene encoding DNA replication/repair protein RecF, with the protein MRLLSLFCRGYRNLEETQFTPQPGVNVLWGQNAQGKTNLLEALWIFTGGRSFRGAKDSELPCRGQSSAQLKLTYYSEEREQSAEIRIGGGRRQAFLNGIALRSPGELVGHVYAVIFSPEHLSLVRGGPANRRSFLDAALCQIKPGYARLLSRYHRALSQRNSLLKDIPRHWELADTLPVWDSRLVQDGEKIVFQRKSYLERLSVFADSVYAGLSHGKEKLQLSYAASAENLAEALQKDQKKDIRQGFTGAGPHRDDIEILLDGSPARAYASQGQKRSIVLALKLAEARILEECTGEKPAVLLDDVLSELDSTRQDYLLNHLTECQVFITCCEPAQAQVLRGGGLFQVQEGRIVPAGPAQQKGDSHVSALGAEDRHSQ; encoded by the coding sequence GTGAGGCTGCTTTCGCTTTTCTGCCGCGGCTACCGCAATTTGGAAGAAACACAGTTTACCCCGCAGCCGGGGGTCAATGTGCTGTGGGGGCAGAATGCTCAAGGAAAAACCAACCTGCTTGAGGCCTTGTGGATTTTTACCGGCGGGCGCAGTTTTCGCGGCGCAAAAGACAGCGAGCTGCCCTGCCGCGGGCAGAGTAGTGCCCAGCTGAAACTCACCTATTACAGCGAAGAGCGGGAGCAGTCCGCTGAAATCCGCATTGGGGGCGGGCGGCGGCAGGCCTTTTTAAATGGCATTGCGCTGCGCTCTCCGGGGGAACTAGTGGGGCATGTCTATGCGGTCATTTTTTCGCCGGAACACCTTTCTCTGGTGCGCGGCGGCCCCGCAAACCGGCGCAGTTTTCTGGATGCGGCCCTTTGTCAGATAAAGCCCGGATATGCCCGGCTTTTGAGCCGCTACCACCGTGCACTTTCCCAGCGTAATTCGCTTCTAAAGGACATTCCGCGCCATTGGGAGCTTGCCGATACACTGCCGGTTTGGGATTCGCGTCTGGTACAGGATGGCGAAAAAATCGTGTTTCAGCGTAAAAGTTATCTTGAGCGCCTTTCTGTATTTGCCGATTCTGTTTATGCGGGTCTGAGCCATGGAAAAGAGAAGCTCCAGCTTTCTTATGCCGCTTCTGCAGAAAATCTTGCAGAAGCTCTGCAGAAAGATCAGAAGAAAGATATCCGGCAGGGGTTTACCGGTGCCGGCCCGCACCGGGACGACATAGAAATTTTGCTCGACGGCAGCCCGGCCCGCGCCTATGCTTCACAGGGGCAGAAGCGCAGCATTGTGCTGGCGCTGAAGCTTGCCGAGGCGCGTATTTTAGAGGAGTGCACCGGCGAAAAGCCGGCGGTTCTGCTGGACGACGTTTTGAGTGAACTGGACAGTACCCGGCAGGATTATCTGCTGAATCACCTGACAGAATGCCAGGTCTTTATTACCTGCTGCGAGCCGGCACAGGCGCAGGTCCTGCGCGGCGGCGGTCTGTTTCAGGTACAAGAGGGGCGCATTGTCCCTGCCGGTCCGGCACAACAGAAAGGAGACAGCCATGTATCTGCACTTGGGGCAGAAGACCGTCATTCGCAGTGA